Proteins from a single region of Desulfovibrio sp. UCD-KL4C:
- a CDS encoding TRAP transporter small permease yields MRKRLNTIITGIRTVERVLVISINLIMVALYTFNVLVREILPQYSSTFAWIDEATRLLMVWAIFLSLGLALERGRHVAVSTLLEKLPDIPQKIICFVINITGIIFSCYLAWLGFALVKFVMRTGQVSPTLGLPMYWLYVAPTIGFILLAIRYGLELAGINDRHYKPITIDQAN; encoded by the coding sequence ATGCGAAAGAGACTAAATACCATAATCACAGGAATCAGAACCGTAGAACGAGTTCTCGTTATTTCTATAAATCTGATCATGGTCGCCCTCTACACTTTTAATGTATTGGTGCGCGAGATATTACCACAATACTCTAGTACTTTCGCATGGATAGATGAAGCTACACGTTTGCTTATGGTCTGGGCCATATTCCTTTCACTTGGCCTTGCTCTTGAGCGCGGTAGGCATGTAGCAGTTAGCACTCTGCTTGAAAAACTTCCGGATATTCCACAAAAAATTATATGTTTCGTTATCAACATTACCGGCATTATATTCAGCTGTTATCTAGCTTGGCTCGGGTTTGCTCTTGTTAAATTTGTTATGCGCACGGGACAGGTCAGTCCTACCCTAGGACTCCCGATGTACTGGCTATACGTTGCTCCGACCATAGGTTTTATACTTTTAGCTATTAGATATGGACTTGAACTTGCCGGTATAAATGACCGCCACTATAAACCTATTACTATTGATCAAGCTAACTAA
- a CDS encoding TRAP transporter substrate-binding protein: MKISTRIVSIVMAMCMLLGGVISANAAKYEARIGHLESAQQPRNIGLLKVAKLVKERTNGDVEFKIFPSSQLGNQRQMNEGVQFGTIEGTVSPAAFLGGFNPAVSIMDLPFLLPADRAQAQEIRQGALGKALLKSFDSRGFKAVATWPDGRKNFTSNKPLTTIDSYKGQRFRVMDSKILIEQFAAIGASAIALPFGELYTSLQNGVVDGEENPLDTIASMKFYEVQKYLVLSDHGAMEDFFLFNPTWWNSLPKNYQKIIVDTLMEVMPSVEANKEQAQKDALAVIEKAGVKVSKLSDADRETMRNLMFPKTKAAYIERAGSEGEKLIKLYESEYKRIVK, encoded by the coding sequence ATGAAAATTTCAACACGTATTGTTTCTATTGTTATGGCCATGTGCATGCTGCTCGGCGGAGTCATTTCTGCTAACGCTGCAAAGTACGAAGCTCGCATCGGACACCTTGAGTCTGCTCAGCAGCCACGTAACATAGGACTGCTAAAAGTCGCTAAACTTGTAAAAGAACGTACTAACGGTGACGTAGAATTTAAAATTTTCCCATCTTCACAGCTTGGCAACCAGCGTCAGATGAACGAAGGCGTTCAGTTCGGTACTATTGAAGGTACAGTTTCTCCGGCTGCATTCCTTGGTGGATTCAACCCTGCTGTATCTATTATGGATCTTCCTTTCCTGCTTCCTGCCGACCGTGCTCAGGCACAGGAAATTCGTCAGGGTGCTTTAGGTAAAGCTCTTTTAAAAAGTTTCGATTCACGTGGTTTTAAAGCTGTTGCAACATGGCCTGACGGACGTAAAAACTTTACATCCAACAAACCTCTTACAACTATAGATTCATATAAAGGCCAGCGCTTCCGTGTAATGGATTCCAAAATTTTGATTGAACAATTTGCTGCAATCGGAGCTTCTGCAATAGCTTTGCCTTTCGGAGAACTTTACACATCACTTCAGAACGGTGTTGTTGATGGTGAAGAAAATCCTCTTGATACCATTGCTAGCATGAAGTTTTATGAAGTTCAGAAATATCTTGTTCTTTCCGACCATGGTGCAATGGAAGACTTCTTCCTTTTTAACCCAACATGGTGGAACAGCCTTCCTAAAAACTATCAGAAGATCATTGTAGACACTTTGATGGAAGTTATGCCTAGCGTTGAAGCCAATAAAGAACAGGCTCAAAAAGACGCACTTGCTGTAATCGAAAAAGCAGGCGTAAAAGTCAGCAAGCTTTCAGATGCAGACCGCGAAACCATGCGTAACCTCATGTTCCCTAAAACTAAAGCTGCTTACATTGAACGTGCAGGTAGCGAAGGTGAAAAACTCATCAAACTCTACGAATCAGAATACAAACGTATTGTAAAATAA
- a CDS encoding helix-turn-helix transcriptional regulator — MGELSSTEIGHRLKAFRLGSEYSAEDIASKIGISRAALYRYEKGDPPKLETLESIAELLGVSLTSLMGVGVEYVSSAVSFFERMRQAESVSEHLFVMFGPVSYLLTTDEFDEVLSVVLKEGLSAGLPDLRQARRAIDEILAILKERKDAYQKRKPSIVSLVSAAELERFLRNGFIGTYDLPPEVIKERKAIARRELENVLDMLEKQPIGVQIGILRDSIPSTSFQIFRQPGSATLGISPFRLGEFPNVRLGVAMITSAPEALALHEKMVTELWDRSLKGPEAAAFLKKLIQEAGS, encoded by the coding sequence ATGGGTGAACTTAGCTCCACAGAAATTGGACATAGACTTAAAGCTTTCAGGCTGGGTAGTGAGTATAGCGCAGAAGACATCGCTTCTAAGATAGGAATTTCCCGTGCGGCCCTTTATCGTTATGAAAAAGGAGATCCTCCTAAGCTTGAAACACTTGAAAGTATAGCTGAACTTCTTGGAGTGTCACTGACCTCATTAATGGGAGTCGGGGTTGAATATGTTTCATCGGCAGTGAGTTTTTTTGAAAGGATGCGGCAAGCTGAATCTGTATCGGAACATTTATTTGTCATGTTCGGGCCTGTTTCATATTTACTTACTACTGATGAATTTGATGAAGTTTTGTCTGTTGTTTTAAAGGAAGGTTTGTCAGCTGGGCTACCTGATTTACGTCAGGCGCGAAGGGCCATTGATGAAATTTTAGCAATTTTGAAAGAACGCAAGGATGCTTATCAGAAACGCAAACCAAGTATTGTCAGTCTGGTTTCTGCTGCAGAACTTGAGAGATTTTTACGAAACGGTTTTATCGGTACATATGATTTGCCGCCGGAAGTAATTAAAGAGCGAAAAGCCATCGCACGCAGAGAGTTGGAGAATGTACTCGATATGCTGGAAAAGCAGCCTATAGGTGTTCAAATCGGAATCTTGCGGGATTCTATACCAAGTACGAGTTTTCAAATTTTCAGACAGCCGGGGAGTGCAACGCTTGGAATAAGCCCATTCAGACTTGGAGAATTTCCCAACGTTCGTTTAGGTGTTGCAATGATTACATCAGCTCCGGAAGCTCTGGCTTTGCACGAAAAAATGGTGACAGAACTTTGGGATAGATCTCTTAAAGGACCGGAAGCCGCTGCTTTCTTAAAAAAACTTATTCAGGAAGCCGGCTCATAA
- a CDS encoding phenylpyruvate tautomerase MIF-related protein: MPFIRVETNMKVEASEADAFVLKLSKFLSVALGKPEIYVTVMLHQNVSMSLSGSNDPAVFASLGSISLQPEKCMELSKSVCEFLTAEFSISGSRVFIEFRDLERSMFGWNGRTF; this comes from the coding sequence ATGCCTTTTATAAGAGTTGAAACAAACATGAAAGTTGAAGCCTCTGAGGCTGATGCTTTTGTTTTGAAGCTTTCAAAATTTTTATCTGTCGCATTAGGTAAACCTGAAATATATGTAACTGTAATGTTACATCAAAATGTAAGTATGTCTTTGTCAGGTAGTAATGATCCTGCGGTATTTGCTTCTTTGGGAAGCATCTCGTTGCAGCCTGAAAAATGTATGGAACTTTCAAAATCTGTTTGTGAATTTCTCACAGCAGAGTTTTCTATATCCGGATCTAGAGTTTTTATTGAATTTCGTGATCTTGAACGTTCCATGTTTGGATGGAATGGGCGGACATTTTAA
- a CDS encoding U32 family peptidase — MTKHKPEILAPAGDKSSFLAAIAAGADAVYAGLKHFSARMEADNFSTTELAALVQLGKENGVKTYIPMNTLVKPDDVDSAARLLDRVARDVKPEGIIVQDLAMLNIAKQIGYEGQIILSTLANVSHPEALKVAAEMGATRVVLPRELNLEEVKQMAEACPESITLETFVHGALCYSVSGRCYWSSYFGGKSSLRGRCVQPCRRLYGTSSRKDQPKRLFSCLDLSLDVLTKPLLSIPEVTSWKIEGRKKGPHYVYYTVTGYRMLRDHPNDAKVRKTAMELLELALSRPSSHSTFLPQRPFIPLDPNNETGSGFLIGVTKQEKNGKPYFECRQELLNGDFLRIGYQDQPGHQTLKIRRSVPKRGRVSIPVQGRTRLKSGTRVFLIDRREEGLVNALKKLETALSKIKIPTKTSSSVQVDLPHPYESTERVKLLSLQRNPPRGKNKYGTGIWLSANALDRTPKPIVSKIWWHLPPVIWPNEEAEIKQLIAYCLGHGATEFVLGSPWQIGLFPDDENLHFHASPFCNMSNPLALMELYEMGFTSAFVSPELSKADYMELPKHSPLPLGIITSGLWPLGISRIVADETELMSPIYSQKKEVCWVRKYAQNYWVYPGWELDLGVVTKKLESAGYSMFLQITESWPKAVPTPNRTSTFNWDLALL; from the coding sequence ATGACAAAACATAAACCAGAAATTCTTGCCCCAGCGGGCGATAAATCATCTTTCCTAGCTGCAATCGCAGCCGGAGCAGATGCTGTATACGCCGGACTTAAACATTTTTCCGCTCGTATGGAAGCTGATAACTTCTCTACTACCGAGCTTGCAGCTCTTGTTCAGCTCGGCAAGGAAAATGGTGTTAAGACCTATATCCCTATGAACACATTGGTTAAACCTGACGATGTAGACTCCGCAGCCAGACTGCTGGACCGTGTCGCTAGGGATGTCAAACCTGAAGGAATTATTGTCCAAGACCTTGCAATGCTTAATATTGCTAAGCAAATCGGTTATGAAGGACAAATAATCCTGTCAACTCTTGCCAATGTGAGCCACCCTGAAGCACTTAAGGTTGCCGCTGAAATGGGTGCAACCCGCGTGGTTCTTCCAAGAGAGCTCAATCTGGAAGAAGTTAAACAGATGGCTGAAGCCTGCCCTGAATCAATTACTCTTGAAACATTTGTTCACGGAGCCCTTTGTTACAGCGTTTCAGGACGTTGTTACTGGAGCTCATATTTCGGTGGAAAGAGCAGCCTTCGCGGACGTTGCGTTCAGCCTTGCCGCAGGCTTTATGGAACCTCTTCCCGTAAAGATCAACCAAAACGTCTGTTCTCCTGCCTCGATTTGAGTCTGGATGTTTTAACAAAACCTTTGCTTTCAATCCCTGAAGTTACTTCATGGAAAATTGAAGGTCGTAAAAAAGGTCCCCACTACGTTTATTATACAGTCACAGGCTATCGCATGCTGCGTGATCATCCTAATGATGCTAAAGTTCGTAAAACGGCAATGGAATTGCTGGAACTTGCTCTCAGCAGACCATCATCACATTCAACATTTCTGCCTCAGCGTCCATTTATTCCGCTTGATCCTAATAATGAAACTGGTTCAGGATTTCTTATCGGAGTTACCAAGCAGGAAAAGAACGGAAAGCCTTATTTCGAATGCCGTCAGGAACTTCTTAATGGTGACTTCCTACGCATCGGCTATCAGGATCAACCAGGACATCAGACCTTAAAAATCAGAAGATCTGTTCCGAAACGTGGCAGAGTTTCTATCCCAGTTCAAGGTAGAACCCGCTTAAAATCAGGAACTAGAGTATTTCTGATTGACCGCCGTGAAGAAGGTTTGGTCAACGCTCTTAAAAAACTGGAAACAGCTCTTTCAAAAATTAAAATCCCTACAAAAACGTCAAGTTCTGTGCAGGTCGACCTTCCGCATCCTTACGAATCTACTGAACGGGTTAAGCTTCTTTCTCTGCAAAGAAATCCTCCGCGCGGTAAAAATAAATACGGAACAGGCATCTGGCTTTCTGCCAATGCACTCGACCGCACACCTAAACCAATTGTGTCAAAGATCTGGTGGCACCTTCCTCCGGTTATATGGCCGAATGAGGAAGCTGAAATCAAACAACTTATCGCTTATTGCCTTGGTCACGGAGCAACGGAATTTGTTCTCGGTTCGCCTTGGCAAATTGGCCTTTTCCCTGATGATGAAAATTTACATTTTCACGCCAGCCCGTTCTGCAATATGTCCAACCCGCTTGCACTGATGGAACTTTATGAAATGGGTTTCACCTCTGCATTTGTCAGCCCAGAGCTTTCAAAAGCGGATTACATGGAGCTTCCAAAACACAGCCCACTTCCCTTGGGAATTATTACTTCCGGCTTATGGCCGCTTGGTATTTCAAGGATCGTCGCCGATGAGACCGAGCTTATGAGCCCTATCTACAGCCAGAAAAAAGAAGTCTGCTGGGTAAGAAAATATGCTCAAAACTACTGGGTATACCCAGGATGGGAACTGGACTTAGGAGTTGTAACCAAGAAACTTGAAAGCGCAGGCTATTCAATGTTTCTACAAATTACGGAATCATGGCCTAAAGCCGTTCCGACTCCTAACAGAACCAGTACCTTCAATTGGGATCTGGCATTGCTATAA
- a CDS encoding FAD-binding oxidoreductase yields MSANNCRAVKVIDVKPLGHSSPDEEIIELKLEYPGWRSGWRVGQFVMIRPVSWPLDLIWGRPFSICNADDNTLTILFQVVGRGTKRLAELTTGDKVNIWGPLGSFFSKPKDRPILMLAGGMGIAPFCGYVDSHDQPENLKLFFAHRPPLENYPLNSISEKVEVEDLRETKPEDILNIIARIDELVKEYADKKGLIVACGPTPFLRTVRSASIKYGVEAELSLENRMACGVGACLGCVTKDSTGHHTQVCTTGPVFKATDISLED; encoded by the coding sequence ATGAGTGCAAACAATTGCAGGGCTGTAAAAGTCATTGACGTTAAGCCCCTCGGACACTCCTCACCGGATGAGGAAATAATCGAACTCAAGCTCGAATATCCGGGCTGGAGATCTGGCTGGCGCGTTGGCCAGTTTGTTATGATCAGACCCGTCTCGTGGCCGCTTGACCTTATATGGGGACGTCCTTTTTCCATTTGTAACGCAGACGACAATACCCTGACTATTCTTTTTCAAGTTGTCGGGCGTGGAACAAAGCGTCTGGCGGAACTTACCACAGGCGACAAAGTTAATATATGGGGTCCGCTCGGTTCTTTTTTCAGCAAACCGAAAGACCGTCCTATACTTATGCTCGCCGGAGGGATGGGCATAGCGCCCTTTTGCGGTTATGTCGACTCCCATGATCAGCCTGAAAATTTAAAGCTATTTTTTGCGCACCGTCCTCCACTTGAAAATTATCCGCTTAATTCCATATCTGAGAAGGTAGAAGTTGAAGATTTACGCGAAACAAAGCCCGAAGATATTTTAAATATTATTGCACGGATTGATGAGCTTGTTAAGGAATATGCCGATAAAAAAGGGTTGATCGTAGCCTGCGGTCCTACTCCTTTTCTGCGTACTGTCCGCAGTGCTTCAATTAAATATGGTGTCGAAGCAGAACTTTCGCTTGAGAATCGCATGGCCTGCGGAGTCGGTGCATGTCTTGGTTGCGTAACAAAGGACAGTACCGGACATCATACTCAGGTATGCACAACCGGTCCGGTCTTTAAAGCTACAGATATCAGTCTGGAGGATTAA
- a CDS encoding dihydroorotate dehydrogenase: MDMSVDFAGLKLKNPILTASGTFGFGLEFKRFGNLESLGGIIVKGLSLKPREGNPMPRIAETPCGMLNAIGIQNPGVEVFLKDRLPKLPWKTLPVLVNLYATDATEFGELAKVLSTEEGVAALEVNVSCPNVKEGGIAFGQDPSQITKVAEAVKKNAGNKPVIIKLSPNVTDIATCARAAEDGGADGISLINTLSGMAVDIERRAPRLTNVIGGLSGPAVKPVALRCVFQAVNAVKIPVIGLGGISSAEDAAEFLLVGAAAVQIGTANFLSPDTAFKIAEELPKVLERVNAKSLDEFRGSLKLPK; the protein is encoded by the coding sequence ATGGATATGTCAGTTGATTTTGCCGGACTGAAGTTAAAAAATCCTATACTTACAGCTTCAGGTACATTCGGTTTCGGACTGGAATTTAAAAGATTTGGTAATCTCGAATCCCTTGGCGGTATCATTGTAAAAGGTCTTTCGCTTAAACCTAGAGAAGGCAATCCCATGCCGAGAATTGCTGAAACTCCGTGCGGTATGTTAAATGCCATCGGAATTCAGAATCCCGGTGTTGAAGTCTTTTTGAAGGATAGACTGCCTAAACTGCCGTGGAAAACTCTACCTGTATTAGTAAATCTCTATGCCACGGATGCGACCGAGTTCGGTGAACTTGCAAAAGTGCTTTCAACAGAAGAGGGCGTTGCCGCTCTTGAAGTTAACGTATCCTGTCCTAATGTTAAAGAGGGCGGAATCGCTTTTGGTCAGGACCCGAGCCAGATCACTAAAGTTGCTGAGGCTGTTAAGAAGAATGCTGGTAATAAGCCTGTAATCATCAAGCTTTCGCCTAACGTAACGGATATAGCAACTTGCGCAAGGGCCGCTGAAGATGGCGGAGCAGACGGAATATCGCTTATCAACACGCTTTCAGGAATGGCTGTTGATATTGAAAGACGTGCACCGCGGTTAACTAACGTAATAGGCGGTCTTTCCGGTCCTGCGGTTAAACCTGTTGCACTTAGATGTGTATTTCAGGCCGTAAATGCTGTTAAGATTCCCGTAATAGGGCTTGGCGGTATCTCTTCAGCAGAAGATGCGGCAGAGTTTTTGCTGGTAGGTGCTGCGGCTGTTCAGATCGGCACAGCTAATTTTTTAAGCCCTGATACAGCTTTTAAAATCGCAGAAGAACTTCCAAAAGTGCTAGAAAGGGTGAACGCAAAGTCTCTTGATGAGTTCCGTGGAAGCTTAAAATTGCCTAAATAA
- a CDS encoding proline dehydrogenase family protein: MRLWQQTMIGLARSQAATNFMQNSRLMSRFSSQFTGGKDVREAANRAREMFMQGITSSLFVLGEYEEKKENATAMVKELEAILPLLAERGVDPHISVDPTQIGSMVSWDLCQKNATQLGQAVKNIESDRRKVLMVDMEDSSVTQNTLDLYYELEKQQVPTAITIQAYLKRSKQDIEGIVASGGMVRLVKGAFAENKDIVLTSRIDIDQSYRELVDLLFSEQARKTGVYPVIGSHDHNMIEFTANLARERGWNADQWEVEMLLGVRPDYQQKLVQQGISVRVYLPYGEKWWPYSVRRIGENPRNLWFVLRSILKV; the protein is encoded by the coding sequence ATGCGGTTATGGCAACAGACTATGATTGGCTTGGCCCGCAGCCAAGCTGCAACAAATTTCATGCAGAACTCTCGGCTCATGAGTCGGTTCTCCAGCCAATTCACTGGTGGGAAAGACGTACGCGAAGCTGCAAACCGGGCAAGGGAAATGTTTATGCAAGGCATAACCTCGTCCCTGTTCGTGCTCGGGGAATATGAAGAGAAAAAAGAAAACGCTACAGCCATGGTCAAAGAATTGGAAGCTATACTTCCACTGCTAGCGGAACGCGGAGTTGATCCGCATATATCTGTTGACCCCACCCAGATTGGGTCCATGGTGTCATGGGATTTGTGCCAAAAAAATGCGACTCAACTTGGACAAGCTGTAAAGAACATAGAGTCAGATCGTCGCAAAGTACTAATGGTGGACATGGAGGATTCTTCGGTCACGCAGAATACTTTGGATCTCTACTATGAACTTGAAAAGCAACAAGTCCCAACGGCTATCACCATTCAGGCCTACCTGAAACGCAGTAAGCAGGATATTGAAGGAATAGTCGCTTCAGGAGGCATGGTCCGACTGGTTAAGGGAGCATTTGCAGAAAACAAGGACATAGTACTAACTTCGCGCATAGATATCGACCAGAGTTACAGAGAGCTTGTTGACTTACTATTCAGCGAACAGGCACGCAAAACCGGAGTGTATCCGGTAATAGGTAGTCACGATCACAATATGATCGAGTTTACTGCGAATCTAGCACGGGAACGTGGATGGAATGCAGACCAATGGGAAGTTGAAATGCTGCTAGGAGTGCGCCCTGATTATCAACAAAAACTGGTGCAACAAGGGATCTCCGTCCGTGTATACCTTCCGTACGGAGAAAAATGGTGGCCCTACAGCGTGCGTCGTATTGGTGAAAATCCTCGTAATTTATGGTTTGTTTTGCGGTCTATTTTGAAGGTTTAA
- a CDS encoding DsrE family protein, protein MPNFLFVLSKSDNEAATRCFQFAKIAHSKGHHVDMFFIDGGVDWAVSGKDLTKKTTTGDCPQDYLPYLVENEVKIGVCTPCANNRGLDEATFHQNMLLDGGPHLIDMAAEAKIFNF, encoded by the coding sequence ATGCCTAATTTTCTATTTGTACTGAGCAAGAGTGACAACGAAGCAGCAACACGATGTTTTCAATTTGCTAAGATAGCTCACAGCAAAGGACACCATGTTGATATGTTTTTTATTGATGGAGGTGTGGATTGGGCTGTTTCCGGCAAAGATTTGACCAAGAAAACCACCACCGGAGATTGCCCGCAAGATTATCTACCATACTTAGTAGAAAATGAAGTTAAGATCGGCGTATGCACACCATGTGCAAACAATCGTGGACTGGATGAAGCAACATTCCACCAGAATATGCTGTTAGACGGTGGCCCTCATCTGATAGACATGGCAGCAGAAGCAAAGATTTTCAATTTCTAA
- a CDS encoding FecR domain-containing protein gives MIISRIFQTFIFSVCLILISASLTIAGTDADGPTATSVDFIGSVKTVSGDAFLIRKDIRTPASVGDHLHQGDILVTSSGSSIGVIFRDDTMLSLGPKSEVCIDEFVFNPADDAMAFLAHVGKGTAQFITGQMSKIAPERMSVETPLATIGIRGTRFLVKVD, from the coding sequence ATGATAATCAGTAGGATTTTCCAAACATTTATTTTTTCAGTGTGTTTGATTTTAATCTCAGCTTCACTGACAATTGCAGGAACTGATGCAGATGGCCCTACGGCAACTTCTGTAGATTTTATAGGATCTGTAAAAACTGTTTCGGGCGATGCGTTTTTAATTCGTAAAGATATTCGCACTCCTGCTTCAGTCGGGGATCATCTGCACCAAGGAGATATTCTGGTTACCTCCTCAGGTTCATCTATCGGTGTTATTTTTCGCGATGACACAATGCTTTCATTAGGTCCGAAGTCTGAGGTGTGCATAGATGAATTTGTTTTTAATCCCGCTGATGATGCAATGGCTTTTCTTGCACACGTAGGCAAGGGTACTGCTCAGTTTATTACGGGACAGATGTCTAAAATCGCGCCTGAAAGAATGAGTGTTGAAACCCCGCTTGCTACCATAGGTATTCGAGGAACTCGGTTTCTCGTGAAGGTTGATTAG
- a CDS encoding OmpA family protein produces the protein MKKNILLLICMLFLAGCGQTVVLMPDLDGHVGKVNVTMHDGQTVTLDKARQAVGTKSETYIMPESEVQKDFAGALAAQPERTEKFLLYFYHDSTKMKPESKKLLPEIIKAYANRSSTDVSVIGHTDAVGDDKYNYGLSLRRAKKIGKILMKAGIPEDQIQIVSHGEENPLIPTPEGQSQPKNRRVEVLVR, from the coding sequence ATGAAAAAAAATATACTTCTATTAATTTGTATGCTGTTTCTGGCTGGTTGTGGGCAGACAGTTGTTCTTATGCCGGATCTTGATGGACATGTCGGGAAAGTTAATGTCACGATGCATGATGGACAGACCGTGACACTGGATAAGGCTCGTCAGGCTGTAGGGACTAAATCTGAAACTTATATTATGCCTGAAAGTGAAGTTCAGAAAGATTTTGCTGGGGCGTTAGCTGCTCAGCCTGAACGCACAGAGAAATTTTTGCTCTATTTTTATCATGATTCTACAAAGATGAAACCAGAATCAAAAAAGCTGCTGCCTGAAATTATAAAAGCATACGCTAATCGTTCATCAACTGACGTTTCCGTAATAGGGCACACTGATGCTGTTGGAGATGATAAATACAATTATGGACTTTCACTTAGGCGTGCTAAGAAAATTGGAAAAATCTTGATGAAAGCTGGTATTCCAGAAGATCAAATTCAAATTGTTTCACATGGTGAGGAGAATCCGCTTATTCCTACTCCAGAGGGGCAGAGCCAGCCAAAAAATAGGCGGGTGGAAGTTTTGGTCCGATAA
- a CDS encoding type 1 glutamine amidotransferase domain-containing protein: MKMKGMRVLMFVENVFEDMELLYPYYRLIEEGAEVVVAGPESGTVYTGKNGYPFRSTAAIANQQAKDFDLLVIAGGFAPDKLRRDPKVLELTRKIHEAGKVVAHICHAGWIPISAGIMKGFTCTSTPGIKDDLINAGATWVDKDVVVDRNQVSSRKPDDLPAFCRAIIDLATV; the protein is encoded by the coding sequence ATGAAAATGAAAGGTATGCGTGTTTTAATGTTTGTGGAGAATGTTTTTGAAGATATGGAACTTTTGTATCCTTACTATCGTTTAATCGAGGAAGGAGCAGAGGTTGTGGTGGCTGGACCTGAGTCCGGAACCGTTTATACTGGTAAAAACGGTTATCCTTTCCGTTCTACCGCCGCTATTGCGAATCAGCAGGCAAAGGATTTTGATTTGCTCGTAATAGCAGGAGGTTTTGCCCCTGATAAGTTAAGACGTGATCCTAAGGTTCTGGAGCTTACTCGTAAAATTCATGAAGCTGGGAAAGTTGTTGCACATATATGTCATGCAGGGTGGATTCCGATTTCAGCAGGAATTATGAAAGGTTTTACCTGCACATCAACCCCCGGAATAAAGGATGATCTTATAAATGCCGGAGCAACTTGGGTTGATAAGGATGTAGTGGTTGACCGGAATCAGGTCTCATCACGCAAACCGGATGATCTGCCTGCTTTCTGCCGTGCTATTATAGATTTGGCCACAGTATAG
- a CDS encoding acyltransferase family protein, translated as MNKRLYFLDNLRGITISMVVLLHVFLCYMKYAPSWWYVINPEQSMLFTYGVILIDVPIMPIMFFIAGYFSLSSMQKHGVYDFWAAKFRRIVIPWVLGVFFLAPPSMYMILLSRGKAPDYIGFWFGQFWKSMFSQSVFWFLGLLIVCYLILTGCYNMFENFKSIRRESKKPTVILPILFIAITSAIFLGMNQFFAIDKWVTDYYVIIFQPVRVFLYLLYFGLGVLAWKRRWFETAGFTPKLIPWLILSVLSAITYLPFKLLMASRGTELAIQAGNAIGFNIFAFTTMMACFALFKHLFNSDGPLWKSFSASSYGIYLFHSVVVYYGAYFLLKMDASPFVKAPILFIGSIIICWALTALLKKSRIVSRII; from the coding sequence ATGAATAAACGACTTTACTTTCTCGATAACCTCCGCGGAATTACTATTTCAATGGTTGTGCTTCTTCATGTTTTTCTTTGTTACATGAAGTATGCTCCAAGCTGGTGGTATGTGATTAATCCAGAACAAAGTATGCTTTTTACTTACGGCGTTATATTAATAGATGTACCGATTATGCCGATTATGTTTTTTATTGCCGGATATTTTTCTCTTTCATCTATGCAAAAGCATGGAGTGTATGATTTTTGGGCTGCAAAGTTCAGACGAATAGTTATACCGTGGGTGCTTGGAGTATTCTTTTTAGCACCGCCATCTATGTATATGATTCTTCTTTCAAGGGGTAAAGCTCCCGACTATATCGGCTTCTGGTTCGGACAATTCTGGAAATCTATGTTCAGCCAGTCTGTCTTCTGGTTTTTGGGACTTCTTATAGTATGTTACCTGATTTTAACTGGTTGCTATAATATGTTCGAAAATTTCAAAAGTATAAGACGAGAGTCAAAAAAACCAACGGTTATACTCCCCATTTTATTTATAGCTATAACTTCAGCTATTTTCTTGGGGATGAACCAATTTTTCGCCATAGATAAATGGGTTACTGACTATTATGTTATAATTTTCCAACCAGTGCGAGTTTTTCTTTATTTACTATACTTTGGACTTGGGGTTCTTGCATGGAAACGCAGATGGTTTGAAACAGCAGGATTCACCCCCAAACTTATCCCTTGGTTAATTCTTTCTGTCCTATCCGCCATCACATACCTCCCATTCAAGTTATTAATGGCAAGCAGAGGAACAGAACTAGCAATTCAGGCCGGAAACGCTATTGGATTCAATATCTTTGCCTTCACAACAATGATGGCATGTTTTGCGCTGTTCAAACACCTTTTCAACAGCGATGGCCCGCTCTGGAAATCCTTTTCGGCCAGTTCATATGGAATTTATCTTTTCCATTCAGTTGTCGTTTATTACGGAGCATATTTCCTGCTGAAAATGGACGCCTCACCATTTGTAAAAGCTCCTATTTTATTCATCGGCTCAATAATTATTTGCTGGGCCCTTACGGCACTGCTCAAGAAAAGTAGAATAGTATCCCGTATTATTTAG